One genomic window of Nitrospiria bacterium includes the following:
- a CDS encoding tetratricopeptide repeat protein, translated as MQRLNPIYYLVLVLITGGVFINTLGNPFVWDDLVYVSNNSHLQKTEYIGEYFSASFCKGAARAQACAFYRPIVSLSYLFDFMVWENRPFGFHLTNVLIHVLVVCFFYFVLVRVFKNPYVAFVSALFFAVHPVRVESVAVIANRTDPTTSLFLLPSFFFFSRYLSSLKETAPSEVSLGKEPSGEDFPDLPDQEKSEVQEKSGGVGGSGLDGLGESAGSFRGRRGFFLFLSSTFFFLAILTKEVALALPLLLLLYDLFFFRPWRGAADLLFRWKTYLPYGMIILVYFVARNHALGYGLTQDLRWEESWVRILTAPAIFWDYFRLQVFPYPLKPFHGRPEWWGSATVAIAWGLIFLGSYLFLILRMGRFSKEILFGGLWFAIFLLPVLDIIPIAWPMASERYSYIPSMGFALSLGFIFNLLLKTKSAIPSLWIKGGSRVLMVLLLVIFSVLTVMRNRVWSDEILLWSDAVQKSPDFALGYMNLGLNHQKRGDFEQAAWAYERSLSNDPSNPKVYHNLGSLYERLDRTDEAIQRYQTLIEQGQAFPVTYFNLGSIFLKKKDYNNAFLFYKEAIRVDPDYYKAHLWLGRLYNRFGKKEEALHEFKEAIRIFPQRWVSYLDTGDLLYSMKRFTEAEKVYQQALIFFPPERRGSSEYGVIQERLRALRLQPVE; from the coding sequence GTGCAACGTTTGAATCCCATTTATTATTTGGTATTGGTGCTTATCACTGGAGGGGTTTTTATCAATACCTTGGGGAATCCTTTTGTGTGGGATGATCTGGTCTATGTTTCCAATAATTCCCATCTACAAAAAACGGAATATATTGGCGAATATTTTTCGGCCAGTTTTTGTAAGGGGGCGGCCAGGGCCCAGGCTTGTGCCTTCTACCGCCCCATTGTTTCCCTCTCATATCTTTTTGATTTTATGGTTTGGGAAAATCGTCCTTTTGGGTTCCATCTCACCAACGTTCTTATTCATGTTCTCGTGGTATGTTTTTTTTATTTTGTTTTGGTTCGGGTGTTTAAAAACCCATATGTGGCTTTTGTCAGCGCCCTTTTTTTTGCAGTACATCCCGTGCGTGTTGAATCCGTTGCAGTGATTGCCAATCGAACCGATCCCACCACTTCTTTGTTTCTTTTACCTTCCTTTTTCTTTTTTAGTCGATACCTGTCATCCCTTAAGGAGACCGCTCCTTCTGAGGTTTCTTTGGGAAAGGAACCTAGCGGTGAAGACTTCCCTGACTTGCCGGATCAAGAAAAATCGGAGGTTCAGGAAAAGTCTGGTGGGGTAGGCGGAAGCGGGTTGGATGGGCTTGGGGAAAGTGCGGGGTCATTCAGGGGAAGGAGGGGTTTTTTCTTATTTCTGTCTTCCACTTTCTTTTTCCTAGCCATTCTGACCAAAGAAGTTGCATTAGCCCTTCCTCTTTTGTTGCTTTTGTATGATCTTTTCTTTTTCCGTCCCTGGAGGGGGGCGGCCGACCTCCTGTTCCGTTGGAAAACGTACCTTCCCTATGGAATGATCATTCTGGTTTATTTTGTTGCAAGGAACCATGCCCTGGGTTATGGATTAACACAAGACCTTCGTTGGGAAGAGAGCTGGGTTCGAATATTGACCGCGCCGGCTATATTTTGGGATTATTTTCGCCTTCAGGTTTTTCCTTATCCTCTGAAACCCTTTCATGGCCGCCCTGAATGGTGGGGTTCCGCAACGGTGGCCATTGCGTGGGGTTTAATCTTTTTGGGGTCCTACCTTTTCCTTATATTACGAATGGGCCGGTTTTCTAAAGAAATTTTATTCGGCGGCCTCTGGTTTGCTATTTTTCTTTTACCTGTCTTGGATATTATTCCCATTGCTTGGCCTATGGCGAGTGAACGGTATTCCTATATTCCATCCATGGGGTTTGCCTTATCCTTGGGGTTTATTTTTAACCTCTTGTTGAAAACGAAAAGTGCCATTCCATCCCTTTGGATTAAAGGAGGGTCGAGAGTTTTAATGGTGTTACTACTGGTCATTTTCTCGGTTTTAACGGTCATGCGTAACAGGGTTTGGAGTGATGAAATCCTTCTCTGGAGTGACGCGGTCCAAAAATCTCCCGATTTTGCGTTGGGATATATGAATCTGGGTCTTAATCATCAAAAACGCGGGGATTTTGAACAAGCGGCCTGGGCTTATGAGAGATCGTTGTCGAATGACCCCTCCAACCCGAAGGTTTACCATAACCTGGGGTCTCTTTATGAAAGATTGGACCGAACCGATGAAGCCATACAAAGGTATCAAACTTTAATTGAACAAGGGCAGGCGTTTCCGGTTACCTATTTTAATTTGGGTTCTATTTTTTTAAAGAAGAAGGATTATAACAACGCTTTTCTTTTTTATAAAGAGGCGATCCGGGTGGATCCCGATTATTATAAGGCGCATCTTTGGTTAGGTCGCCTGTATAATCGTTTCGGAAAAAAGGAAGAAGCGCTGCATGAATTTAAGGAAGCCATCCGAATTTTCCCTCAAAGATGGGTTTCTTATTTGGATACGGGTGATCTTCTTTATTCCATGAAGCGTTTCACCGAAGCAGAGAAGGTCTACCAACAAGCCCTCATTTTTTTCCCCCCTGAGCGCAGAGGTTCCAGTGAGTATGGAGTCATACAAGAACGATTGAGGGCCCTTCGCCTACAACCCGTGGAGTAA
- a CDS encoding tetratricopeptide repeat protein produces the protein MSHATGHNGSDLQPDENREKPLGAPMEPLPLQGVNSGFFGMALKNYSFAYPLFLILLTGLVYVNSLQFPFVWDDTVFISQNSHLQKTSHISEYFTESFCKGAAKECAFYRPLMSLSYLGDFLIYGKHPLGFHLTNVILHMGAVLLFYGVSLKLFQRPRASLIAGLLFAVHPVHSESVAFVAARTDPLASISLFISFFCFDRYLRSWGIFRMVPFFLSLLFFGLGLLTKEMVITLPLMLLLYDVMFVRLWNGWKDFLFRWPTYFPFGVVILFYFKIRHQALGYGLTQDLKWNELGIRLATVPALIWDYFRLQIIPYPLMIFHERPTLFGSPWAGIFWGMIFLFLFLLFLYRLFPFSKVGVFGGIWFLVTLLPILNIIPIPWPTVVERFSYIPSFGFVLMIGVAGNYLMNHLPLPPLNIGKRGWVKMFVGVLMIFSVLTVMRNRVWSDEILIWKDTVNKSPHFALGHMNLGLTYHERGELQEAESAYQKALTLTSSSPKLLHNFGRLYQDTGRPEKAFNLYQRLAAQGDAFPETYLNMAILFEEKKEPDQAVHFYEKALEKDPGYFKAHLRLGRLLEYQKNLEGALAHYREAIGIFPMRYKVYFDIAEVLRLLGRFNEAGEAFSQFIRRVPADQKGSKEYAYAQMRVNEILNKQP, from the coding sequence ATGAGTCACGCCACGGGCCATAACGGTTCTGATTTGCAACCGGATGAAAATAGAGAAAAACCATTGGGGGCTCCCATGGAACCCCTTCCCCTTCAGGGAGTGAACTCGGGGTTTTTCGGGATGGCCCTCAAAAATTATAGTTTTGCTTATCCATTGTTCCTTATTCTATTGACGGGTTTGGTATACGTCAATTCCCTTCAATTTCCATTTGTTTGGGATGATACGGTTTTTATTTCCCAAAATTCCCATCTTCAAAAAACCAGCCATATCTCGGAATATTTTACCGAAAGTTTTTGCAAAGGGGCCGCAAAGGAGTGCGCGTTTTACCGTCCTTTGATGTCCCTTTCGTATTTGGGGGATTTTTTAATCTATGGCAAGCACCCCTTGGGTTTTCATTTGACCAATGTCATCCTTCATATGGGTGCGGTTCTTTTGTTTTACGGGGTATCCCTCAAACTCTTTCAACGGCCCAGGGCTTCTTTGATCGCGGGTTTGCTTTTTGCGGTTCATCCCGTTCATTCTGAGTCGGTGGCCTTCGTTGCGGCCCGGACCGATCCCCTGGCTTCGATTTCTTTGTTTATATCATTCTTTTGTTTTGACCGGTATCTTCGATCATGGGGAATTTTCCGGATGGTTCCTTTTTTTCTTTCTTTACTCTTTTTTGGGCTGGGTCTATTGACCAAGGAAATGGTGATTACCCTTCCCCTGATGCTCCTGCTGTATGATGTGATGTTTGTCCGGCTCTGGAACGGGTGGAAGGATTTTCTTTTCCGGTGGCCCACCTATTTTCCCTTTGGGGTGGTCATTCTTTTTTATTTTAAAATTCGTCATCAGGCTTTGGGTTATGGATTAACACAGGATTTAAAATGGAATGAATTGGGTATCCGCTTGGCCACCGTCCCTGCCTTGATTTGGGATTACTTTAGGCTTCAAATTATTCCGTATCCCCTTATGATTTTCCATGAGAGGCCGACGCTTTTTGGGTCCCCTTGGGCAGGAATCTTTTGGGGGATGATTTTTTTGTTTCTTTTTCTCCTTTTTTTGTATCGGCTTTTCCCTTTCTCAAAGGTAGGGGTTTTTGGTGGGATTTGGTTCCTGGTCACCCTGTTGCCTATTCTGAACATTATTCCAATTCCCTGGCCCACCGTGGTGGAACGCTTTTCGTATATCCCTTCCTTTGGTTTTGTTTTGATGATCGGGGTTGCGGGTAATTATTTAATGAACCATTTACCTCTGCCTCCTTTAAATATTGGGAAAAGGGGTTGGGTCAAAATGTTTGTTGGGGTCCTCATGATTTTTTCAGTCCTCACGGTTATGCGAAACCGTGTATGGAGTGATGAAATTTTGATTTGGAAAGATACCGTTAATAAATCTCCCCACTTTGCCCTGGGCCATATGAATTTAGGTCTGACTTATCATGAACGGGGGGAATTGCAAGAAGCCGAAAGCGCCTATCAAAAGGCGCTGACCTTGACTTCCTCTTCTCCCAAACTTCTTCATAACTTTGGGAGGCTCTATCAAGATACAGGCCGACCGGAAAAGGCTTTCAACCTTTACCAACGCTTGGCCGCCCAGGGTGACGCCTTTCCCGAGACCTACCTGAACATGGCCATTTTGTTTGAAGAAAAAAAGGAGCCTGACCAGGCGGTCCACTTCTACGAAAAAGCCCTTGAAAAGGACCCTGGTTATTTCAAAGCCCATCTTCGGTTAGGGCGCCTTTTAGAGTATCAAAAAAATTTAGAAGGGGCCTTGGCCCATTACCGGGAAGCCATTGGGATATTTCCCATGCGGTATAAGGTCTATTTTGATATTGCAGAGGTTCTTCGGCTATTGGGAAGATTTAATGAGGCAGGGGAGGCTTTTTCACAGTTCATCCGTAGGGTTCCTGCAGATCAAAAGGGTTCAAAAGAGTATGCCTATGCTCAAATGCGTGTCAATGAAATCTTAAACAAACAGCCATAG
- a CDS encoding fused MFS/spermidine synthase has protein sequence MTDSSKKWVLFCFFLSGMTALIYELVWTRWLVLIFGSTTFAISTVLTTFMAGLGLGSFLFGRFMMVRKRNPLLIYALLEAGIGLYAILFPLFLPILEASYGVIWETLHLQFYTFSLVRFFLMGIILIIPTTMMGATFPVLGRYMARENKGIGHTLGFLYFLNTSGAILGCFAGGFIFLPFLGLFNTTLLAVMVNLFIALGIIFLLRLEREREGKKVFESGLEGELLNKGPESSFPLTTISSKPTEPWGIQKELKTGEKPVTNKSVAVVLIVFALSGFSAMVYEVAWSRALSLVLGSSVYAFSAMLTTFLAGLAFGSFVSASVVERITFRFLFIAFIQIATGIFAYMTLLGLGNLPKWMVTLYGYFFEERSFGTPLLFPLIQFLLSFSVMFLPTFLLGMMFPLVARIYRDRIQAVSRVAGDTYSVNTLGAIFGAFSGGFIIIPVLGIQYTLLLMVGLNLACGLVILGLSLTRGWGKPLVFIFLLGFFLTVFSFFPPQWNQKVMTSGVFWNLQDFHDINKGSFKDEFNRFVENQTDLLFYREGLTATVTVERDIKNIMNLKVNGRKESSSRYMRTQVLLSHLPLLMAQDPKNVLIIGLGSGVTVGSASLHPVQEIKAVELESTILEASRFFGDVNYQPWNDPRVELIVDDGRNYLLANGSSFDVIISQPSIPWITGASNLFTQEFFQLVAKRLKEGGVFSQWFSSTDALGVDHYLSAFKAFTRVFPFVMVFETTPGDLLWIGSKNPLNINYDKVLAKISKLEIAKDLQRIDIDGISDLLSLYLGGDESISTLIDGATINTDDKNYVEFFGPYYYFETKGGGTHVSQVLYPKLPPKVLNTMISLAVNHPMDLNPFLLQLSASSLKQGRLPNALSYVNAALEEKSNGEGHLLKAKVLDRYRIFGGNKESRSLLIKSERGELKRALLDENSSLETLEGIAQGFETLGDIRRAEEIYLDLIRTNPRSAYIQTQLGDFYLRLKNQEKAIQAYQKAIQIDSNQFNPHLQLALLYQNTGDFKEAEAILVKLINKSSSNQKTTALFHLADLQRERGRLEEAARIYQEVLVLDPNHFLAHNNLGNIYQATGNMEGALQAYKVAIQIQPTFFEAYLNLGAVSQRMGRLDQAYQAYQTAIGLNPTDPSGYYNLGFLLKEQGNVEKAVDFFNQFITLAQGNVLFANQLQIARTHLSDLNRLD, from the coding sequence ATGACTGATTCGTCCAAAAAATGGGTTCTCTTTTGTTTTTTCTTATCCGGAATGACTGCGCTGATTTACGAATTGGTGTGGACCCGATGGTTGGTTTTAATTTTTGGGTCAACCACTTTTGCGATCAGTACGGTTTTAACAACCTTTATGGCGGGATTGGGTTTAGGGAGTTTCCTTTTTGGACGGTTTATGATGGTGCGTAAAAGGAACCCCTTGTTAATCTATGCCTTATTGGAAGCGGGGATTGGACTCTACGCAATCCTGTTTCCTCTTTTCCTTCCCATCCTTGAGGCATCCTATGGGGTCATTTGGGAAACCCTCCATCTTCAGTTCTATACCTTCAGTTTGGTCCGTTTTTTCCTAATGGGGATCATCCTCATTATTCCAACCACAATGATGGGGGCAACCTTCCCCGTTTTAGGCCGTTATATGGCGCGAGAAAACAAAGGGATAGGCCATACCCTTGGGTTTCTTTATTTCCTCAATACCTCCGGGGCGATTTTGGGTTGCTTTGCGGGAGGTTTTATTTTTTTACCCTTTCTTGGACTTTTTAATACCACTCTTTTAGCGGTTATGGTCAATTTATTCATTGCTTTGGGAATAATATTTTTACTTCGCTTGGAAAGAGAAAGGGAAGGGAAAAAAGTTTTTGAGTCCGGTTTGGAAGGTGAATTATTGAATAAGGGACCAGAGAGTTCTTTTCCCTTAACAACTATTTCTTCAAAACCCACCGAGCCATGGGGAATTCAAAAGGAATTAAAGACTGGGGAAAAACCCGTAACCAACAAAAGCGTTGCCGTGGTTTTAATTGTTTTTGCACTATCTGGGTTTTCTGCAATGGTTTACGAAGTTGCTTGGAGTAGAGCCCTCTCACTGGTTTTAGGGTCATCGGTTTATGCGTTTAGCGCCATGCTCACGACCTTTTTAGCCGGTTTGGCTTTTGGTTCCTTTGTTTCGGCTTCGGTGGTGGAGCGAATTACCTTTCGTTTTTTGTTTATTGCCTTTATTCAAATAGCAACGGGGATATTTGCCTATATGACCCTTTTGGGTTTGGGAAACCTTCCCAAATGGATGGTGACCCTTTACGGGTATTTTTTTGAAGAACGGTCTTTTGGGACCCCCCTTTTGTTTCCCCTCATTCAGTTCCTTCTTTCATTTTCTGTTATGTTTCTTCCAACGTTCTTATTGGGGATGATGTTTCCTTTGGTTGCAAGAATTTATAGAGACCGGATTCAGGCTGTCAGCCGTGTTGCGGGAGATACCTATTCCGTCAATACGTTGGGAGCTATTTTTGGAGCTTTTTCGGGAGGATTTATTATCATTCCTGTTTTAGGAATTCAATATACGCTTTTGCTGATGGTGGGTTTAAACCTAGCGTGTGGGCTGGTCATCCTTGGCCTTTCCTTGACAAGAGGGTGGGGTAAACCGTTGGTTTTCATTTTTCTTCTGGGGTTCTTTCTCACCGTTTTTTCATTTTTTCCTCCCCAATGGAATCAAAAGGTCATGACTTCGGGGGTTTTTTGGAACCTACAAGATTTTCATGATATAAACAAAGGTTCTTTTAAAGATGAATTTAATCGTTTTGTGGAAAACCAAACCGATCTCTTGTTTTATCGAGAGGGATTAACTGCCACGGTAACCGTGGAACGGGATATTAAAAATATAATGAATTTAAAAGTCAATGGCCGAAAGGAATCCTCAAGTCGATATATGAGAACCCAAGTTTTGCTCTCCCACCTTCCTTTATTGATGGCCCAAGACCCAAAAAATGTGCTTATTATTGGATTAGGGAGCGGGGTGACGGTTGGATCCGCATCCCTACATCCGGTTCAGGAAATAAAAGCGGTTGAATTGGAAAGTACCATTTTAGAAGCTTCCAGGTTTTTTGGAGATGTGAATTACCAACCGTGGAATGATCCCCGTGTAGAATTGATCGTGGACGATGGGAGAAATTACCTGTTGGCCAATGGGAGTTCCTTTGATGTGATTATTTCCCAGCCTTCCATTCCCTGGATCACGGGTGCTTCAAACCTTTTTACACAAGAATTTTTTCAACTGGTTGCCAAACGATTAAAGGAAGGGGGGGTGTTTAGTCAATGGTTTAGCAGCACCGATGCACTTGGTGTGGATCATTATTTATCTGCCTTTAAAGCCTTTACACGTGTGTTTCCCTTTGTAATGGTTTTTGAGACAACCCCCGGGGATCTTCTCTGGATTGGCTCGAAAAACCCATTGAATATTAACTATGATAAAGTCCTTGCCAAAATTTCAAAATTGGAAATTGCAAAAGACCTCCAGCGGATAGATATTGATGGGATTTCCGATCTTTTGTCCCTTTATTTAGGGGGAGATGAGTCTATTTCAACTTTGATCGATGGAGCGACCATTAACACGGATGATAAAAACTATGTTGAGTTTTTCGGGCCTTATTATTACTTTGAAACAAAAGGAGGGGGAACCCATGTGAGCCAGGTTCTTTATCCGAAATTGCCCCCGAAGGTACTCAATACAATGATTTCGCTGGCTGTTAATCACCCAATGGATCTCAATCCATTTCTTTTGCAGCTTTCGGCTTCTTCCCTGAAACAAGGAAGATTACCTAATGCCCTCTCCTATGTAAATGCAGCCTTAGAGGAAAAGAGTAACGGGGAAGGCCACCTCCTTAAAGCCAAAGTTCTGGACCGTTACAGGATTTTCGGGGGGAATAAGGAATCCCGTTCTCTTTTAATTAAAAGCGAAAGGGGAGAATTAAAGCGGGCTTTATTGGATGAAAATTCTTCTTTAGAAACTCTGGAGGGCATTGCCCAGGGGTTTGAAACATTGGGAGATATCAGGCGTGCAGAAGAAATTTATTTGGATTTAATCCGTACAAATCCACGCTCGGCATATATTCAGACACAATTGGGTGATTTTTATTTGCGCTTAAAAAATCAGGAGAAAGCCATTCAAGCCTATCAAAAAGCAATTCAAATAGATTCCAATCAATTTAACCCCCACCTTCAACTTGCCCTTTTATATCAAAATACGGGGGATTTTAAAGAGGCTGAAGCAATTCTTGTAAAATTAATCAACAAATCATCTTCCAATCAAAAAACCACCGCATTATTTCATCTTGCCGACCTACAAAGGGAGCGGGGAAGGTTAGAAGAGGCGGCTCGAATTTATCAAGAGGTTTTGGTTTTGGATCCTAACCATTTTCTCGCACACAACAATTTGGGGAATATTTATCAAGCCACTGGAAATATGGAGGGTGCCCTCCAGGCCTACAAGGTTGCTATCCAAATTCAACCGACTTTTTTTGAAGCCTATTTAAACCTTGGGGCGGTGTCCCAACGAATGGGTCGCCTGGATCAGGCTTACCAGGCCTACCAAACGGCTATTGGTCTTAATCCCACCGATCCATCGGGCTATTATAATTTGGGATTTCTTTTAAAAGAGCAAGGAAACGTTGAAAAAGCGGTGGATTTTTTTAATCAATTTATTACTCTTGCCCAGGGAAACGTTTTATTTGCAAACCAGTTACAAATTGCAAGGACCCATTTGAGTGATCTTAACCGCTTGGATTGA
- a CDS encoding class I SAM-dependent methyltransferase, whose protein sequence is MKESVCKICNHNRVVRLYPVRDYLTGHLFDLVRCNGCSFCFISPQPSPKEMGRYYPVFYYGDRRSFFEWVTCYLRVRRIEKGFGKKKSGRILDVGCGKARMLEMLKGKGWHVQGTEIGVRPVHEGKNSQGIDIHYGSLEEGQFSNGTFDVVTLWHVLEHLPNPRTTLREIRRILKADGLLILSVPNYGSLQAKLAGPHWFHLDVPRHLFHFKPENLVDLLEQEGFQVGKMNRFSFEYDTFGFVQSILNLLSSRQNLLFDFLNHQWSFRRILNADIDGGLGQTGLPINRKKFFIGSSLMFLLSVPLFLISLVFCPLDGILGYGGTIEVVARKSPK, encoded by the coding sequence ATGAAAGAGTCTGTTTGCAAAATTTGTAACCACAATAGGGTTGTTAGGTTGTATCCCGTTAGGGACTACCTCACAGGTCATTTATTTGATTTGGTCCGGTGTAATGGGTGTTCCTTTTGTTTTATCAGTCCCCAACCTTCTCCGAAGGAAATGGGGCGTTATTATCCGGTTTTTTATTATGGAGATCGTCGATCTTTTTTTGAATGGGTGACGTGTTACTTGAGAGTTCGTCGGATCGAAAAGGGGTTTGGCAAAAAGAAATCCGGTCGAATTCTGGATGTGGGGTGCGGGAAGGCCCGCATGCTTGAGATGTTAAAGGGGAAAGGTTGGCACGTACAGGGAACGGAAATAGGGGTCAGGCCCGTTCATGAGGGAAAAAATTCTCAAGGCATCGACATTCACTACGGATCTTTGGAGGAGGGGCAATTTTCAAATGGGACCTTTGATGTGGTTACCTTGTGGCATGTTCTGGAACATCTCCCTAACCCCAGGACCACTCTTCGTGAAATACGGCGAATCTTAAAGGCGGATGGCCTTTTGATTCTGTCGGTTCCTAATTATGGAAGCCTCCAGGCCAAATTGGCCGGGCCCCACTGGTTTCATCTGGATGTGCCAAGGCATCTGTTTCATTTTAAACCTGAAAACCTGGTGGATTTGCTTGAACAGGAAGGGTTTCAGGTGGGAAAAATGAACCGGTTCTCTTTTGAATATGATACCTTTGGTTTTGTTCAAAGCATTCTAAATCTTTTGTCATCAAGACAAAATTTGCTTTTTGATTTTCTCAATCATCAATGGTCTTTTCGGCGAATCCTCAATGCGGATATTGATGGGGGACTGGGACAAACCGGTCTTCCCATCAATCGGAAGAAATTTTTTATCGGTTCTTCCCTGATGTTTTTGTTATCCGTGCCCCTTTTTTTAATTTCCCTTGTCTTTTGTCCTTTGGATGGAATCCTGGGTTATGGTGGCACCATCGAAGTGGTTGCGAGAAAATCGCCTAAGTAA
- a CDS encoding glycosyltransferase family 2 protein, with translation MEKEAFEVKDREVKSLPKIIVVMPAFNAAKTLWHTFEGIPRDIVGEVILVDDASSDNTATLAERLNIKVIKHPHNVGYGGNQKTCYMEALRDGGEVVVMVHPDNQYDPRFISEIVKPILNGEAHIVLGSRMLMPGGALKGGMPMYKFIANKILSTIENVALGQSLSEFHTGYRAYSRRFLETIPFLRNSNDFDFDTQVLIQAVAFKFKIGEIPVTTKYFKDASSVNFWTSLRYGLKTLWAIFRYLLHQTKIFKVKFLLP, from the coding sequence ATGGAAAAAGAAGCGTTTGAGGTGAAAGACCGTGAAGTGAAATCGTTGCCTAAAATTATCGTGGTGATGCCCGCTTTTAATGCGGCCAAAACCCTTTGGCATACCTTTGAGGGAATTCCGAGAGATATTGTTGGAGAGGTGATTCTGGTGGATGATGCCAGCTCGGATAATACGGCGACTTTAGCGGAGCGTTTGAATATTAAGGTCATCAAACATCCCCATAATGTGGGTTACGGGGGAAACCAAAAAACCTGTTATATGGAAGCCCTCCGGGATGGTGGTGAGGTGGTGGTGATGGTGCATCCCGATAATCAATATGATCCGAGGTTTATCTCGGAGATTGTTAAACCGATTTTAAACGGAGAAGCTCATATTGTGCTGGGTTCAAGAATGTTGATGCCGGGAGGCGCGCTGAAAGGAGGAATGCCAATGTACAAGTTCATTGCCAATAAAATTCTTTCCACCATTGAAAATGTTGCATTGGGGCAATCCTTGTCTGAATTTCATACCGGGTATAGGGCCTATAGCCGTCGATTCTTAGAAACGATTCCCTTTTTGAGAAATTCTAATGATTTTGATTTTGATACGCAGGTTTTGATTCAAGCCGTGGCTTTCAAATTTAAAATTGGGGAAATTCCGGTAACCACCAAATATTTCAAAGACGCTTCCTCGGTGAATTTTTGGACCAGTCTGCGATATGGTTTAAAAACCCTCTGGGCCATTTTCCGTTATCTCCTTCATCAAACCAAAATCTTTAAAGTAAAGTTTTTGCTTCCCTAA